A window from Drosophila yakuba strain Tai18E2 chromosome 3L, Prin_Dyak_Tai18E2_2.1, whole genome shotgun sequence encodes these proteins:
- the LOC6532307 gene encoding protein bric-a-brac 1 isoform X5, translating to MASTQAETSVGLAPEQGPVAQRQRKGPGSGGGSPKSNRSSPTQQEEKRAKGEDRTSPTGGAKDEDKESQGHAGAGGAGSSPVSSPQGRSSSVASPSSTSQQFCLRWNNYQTNLTTIFDQLLQNECFVDVTLACDGRSMKAHKMVLSACSPYFQTLLAETPCQHPIVIMRDVSWSDLKAIVEFMYRGEINVSQDQIGPLLRIAEMLKVRGLADVTHMEAATAAAAAASSERMPSSPKESTSTSRTEQEREREAEELLAFMQPEKKLRTSDWDPAELRLSPLERQQGRNVRKRRWPSADTIFNPPAPPSPLSSLIAAERMELEQKERERQRDCSLMTPPPKPPLSTGSAVGASRRLETAIHALDMPSPAATPGPLSRSSRPHSQSPQQQQTQQQSQLPLPLPLHPHHHASPAPHPSQTAGSAHHPPSPAGDSRFPLGPAAAMAAAMELSGLGPGPPAEPRLPPPPPHHHGGGGVGGGGVGGAGAGGVGAGGGSSLADDMEIKPGIAEMIREEERVSSCGDFPLGRVST from the exons ATGGCGTCGACGCAGGCGGAAACGAGTGTCGGCttggcgcccgaacagggaccaGTGGCTCAGAGGCAGCGCAAAGGACCGGGATCGGGCGGTGGTTCGCCCAAAAGCAACAGGAGCTCGCCCACTCAGCAGGAGGAGAAGCGTGCGAAGGGCGAGGATCGCACCTCACCCACTGGCGGAGCCAAGGACGAGGACAAGGAGAGTCAAGGTCATGCTGGAGCCGGAGGGGCAGGTTCTTCGCCCGTGAGTTCGCCACAGGGCAGGAGCTCGTCGGTGGCCTCGCCCAGTTCCACCTCCCAGCAGTTCTGCCTGCGCTGGAACAACTATCAGACGAACCTGACCACCATCTTCGACCAGCTGCTCCAGAACGAGTGCTTCGTGGACGTGACCTTGGCCTGCGATGGTCGCTCCATGAAGGCGCACAAGATGGTCCTGTCCGCCTGTTCGCCCTACTTCCAAACGCTTCTGGCCGAGACGCCCTGCCAGCATCCCATTGTGATCATGAGGGATGTGAGCTGGTCAGATCTCAAGGCCATTGTGGAGTTCATGTACCGCGGCGAGATCAACGTGAGCCAGGACCAGATAGGTCCACTGCTCCGGATAGCTGAGATGCTGAAAGTGCGCGGTCTGGCGGATGTGACCCACATGGAGGCGGCCACGGCAGCCGCGGCTGCCGCTTCCTCGGAGCGAATGCCCTCCTCCCCCAAGGAGAGTACGTCCACTTCCAGAACTGAGCAAGAGCGGGAACGGGAGGCCGAGGAACTACTGGCCTTCATGCAGCCCGAGAAGAAGCTACGCACTTCGGACTGGGATCCCGCCGAGCTGAGGCTTTCCCCACTGGAGCGCCAGCAGGGCAGGAATGTGAGAAAGCGCCGCTGGCCCTCGGCGGACACCATATTCAATCCACCCGCACCACCCAGTCCACTGAGCAGCCTGATAGCCGCCGAACggatggagctggagcaaaAGGAAAGAGAGAGACAGAGGGACTGTTCGCTGATGACACCACCACCCAAGCCACCACTGAGCACTGGCTCCGCTGTGGGAGCCTCGAGGCGCTTGGAGACCGCCATCCACGCCCTGGACATGCCCTCGCCGGCAGCCACGCCGGGACCCCTCTCCCGATCCTCGAGACCCCACTCGCAGAgtccccagcagcagcagacacAGCAGCAGAGTCAGCTTCCCTTGCCGCTGCCCCTGCATCCGCACCACCACGCATCGCCCGCCCCACATCCCTCCCAGACCGCCGGATCAGCCCACCATCCGCCATCGCCGGCTGGAGACTCCCGCTTTCCCCTCGGACCCGCTGCCGCCATGGCCGCTGCCATGGAACTCAGTGGCCTCGGTCCCGGTCCGCCCGCTGAGCCACGCCTacctcctccaccaccgcaccaccacGGCGGAGGTGGAGTGGGTGGCGGGGGAGTAGGCGGCGCAGGTGCAGGCGGAGTAGGTGCAGGCGGGGGATCCTCGCTCGCCGATGACATGGAGATCAAGCCAGGGATCGCGGAAATGATCCGAGAGGAAGAAAGG GTAAGTTCCTGCGGTGACTTTCCCCTGGGCCGCGTAAGTACATAA